Proteins encoded in a region of the Vicia villosa cultivar HV-30 ecotype Madison, WI linkage group LG5, Vvil1.0, whole genome shotgun sequence genome:
- the LOC131601852 gene encoding uncharacterized protein LOC131601852, with protein MAAEAYLYLPDECWECVFKFLNNHEDDKDNSYFKYLSLVSKQFLSITNRLRFFVVIGSKTLPFIHLLFQRFPNITSLALKRGFHRNSNAFRGDRNAFLHQISRLPLKLTCLDLTSQVFIPADGLRLLIADCFPSLEEVDIGRIAIFHDQNRFIDGIKTLSLALSKLRKINLSTHSYMTDECLFHLFNNCKFLEEVIIFDCFNITNVGIVYALCERPKFKSLHFTNRTDNCSNLLDILRNCPSLILKRCCKIRHLNLAHCSKVKLLGMNFEAPKLEVLNLSHTNVNNAELLVISKSCPRLLQLTLENCIYVSNTGVKHVAENCIQLREINLKHCQKVHPKVVDSLIFSRPTLRKIIVPPRYRFNDGNRELLSHGCLLC; from the exons ATGGCGGCAGAAGCATATTTATATTTACCTGATGAGTGTTGGGAATGTGTCTTCAAATTTCTCAACAACCATGAAGACGACAAAGACAACAGCTATTTCAAGTATCTCTCCCTTGTTTCcaagcagtttctctccatcacCAACCGTCTTCGATTCTTTGTCGTTATCGGCTCAAAAACACTCCCTTTCATCCATCTTCTATTTCAAAGATTTCCCAATATCACATCCCTCGCCCTCAAGCGTGGCTTCCACCGTAATTCCAATGCCTTCCGTGGTGATCGCAATGCATTTCTTCATCAAATATCTCGTCTTCCTTTGAAACTCACATGTCTCGATCTCACCAGCCAAGTCTTCATTCCCGCTGATGGGTTGCG GTTACTCATTGCCGATTGTTTTCCTTCACTCGAAGAAGTTGATATAGGTAGAATTGCAATATTTCACGATCAAAATAGATTCATTGATGGGATAAAGACTCTTTCGTTGGCACTTTCCAAACTCCGCAAGATTAATCTCTCTACTCATAGTTACATGACCGACGAATGTCTTTTCCACTTGTTCAACAACTGTAAATTTCTCGAAGAGGTGATCATATTTGATTGTTTTAATATTACCAATGTCGGTATTGTTTATGCTCTCTGTGAGAGACCAAAATTCAAATCTTTACACTTTACCAATAGAACAGACAATTGTTCAAATTTGTTAGACATCCTTAGAAACTGTCCTTCCCTTA TTTTGAAGAGATGTTGTAAAATTAGGCATTTGAACTTAGCTCATTGTTCAAAAGTGAAGCTACTTGGAATGAACTTTGAAGCTCCTAAATTGGAGGTATTGAACTTGTCGCACACAAACGTTAATAATGCAGAACTCCTTGTGATCTCAAAGAGTTGTCCCAGGCTTTTGCAACTGACACTTGAAAATTGTATTTATGTCTCAAATACGGGAGTGAAACATGTGGCAGAAAACTGCATCCAACTACGAGAGATTAATTTGAAACACTGCCAAAAAGTGCATCCTAAGGTTGTTGACTCCTTGATATTTTCAAGGCCAACATTGAGAAAAATAATTGTTCCACCACGCTATCGTTTCAATGATGGAAATAGGGAACTCTTGAGTCATGGATGCCTTCTTTGTTAG
- the LOC131601853 gene encoding uncharacterized protein LOC131601853 has translation MLSTNVYLPDECWECIFKFLINHDTDDTRRRYFHLKSLSLVSKQLLSVTNRLRSSLTVYNPTCQLFHRFSNISSLNLSSYYDGDLDDLLVQISCFPLNITSLNISNQIKIPAKGLRAFSKNNTTLTSLICSHIATFYDTDTLFIAECFPLLEELDLSSPTNFRFYKTAFFSAQALSFALPKLCKVDLSNNDYISNELLFHLFKNSALRERPTLRSLSFTGPFSDPLTSPFVDSLVSLKDLTCLKLFSFIISNEFLSSIAMEGLPLTRLDLPNCWKYSYTGIFSLLSKCPCIQHLNLQRAYFLNNQHVAELSLFLGDLMSIDLSECKRLTESALFALVSNCPSLIEIKMQWTSIGKEIVRNSNSSMDCIVNSQLKSLYLAHCQELTDETIIRLSSILSNLQLLDLNSCRLISDESICQVLRRFCNIRHLNLANCSRVKLLVGMNFELLKLEVLNLSYTAVHDEALYAISKGCRGLLQLNLKNCLYVTCKGVKYVVENCTQLREINLQNCDKVHGNVSSMLLSSPSLRKIIAPPHIHFTRKTMKLFSHHRVC, from the exons ATGCTTTCAACCAATGTTTATTTACCAGATGAATGTTGGgaatgtatcttcaaattccttATCAACCACGACACCGACGACACCCGCCGTCGCTACTTTCATCTCAAGTCTCTTTCCCTTGTCTCCAAACAGTTACTCTCCGTCACAAATCGTCTTCGATCATCTCTCACTGTCTATAATCCAACTTGCCAATTGTTCCATAGATTCTCCAACATCTCCTCCCTCAACCTATCCTCCTACTACGACGGTGATCTCGACGATCTTCTCGTCCAAATCTCTTGTTTTCCATTGAATATCACATCACTCAATATCTCAAACCAAATCAAGATTCCAGCAAAGGGATTGAGAGCTTTCTCCAAAAACAATACAACTTTGACATCTCTCATATGTTCCCATATTGCTACTTTCTATGATACTGACACGTTATTCATTGCTGAATGCTTCCCTCTCCTCGAAGAACTTGACCTCAGTAGCCCTACAAATTTCAGATTTTACAAAACCGCCTTCTTCTCTGCACAGGCTCTTTCATTCGCACTGCCCAAACTCTGCAAAGTTGACCTGTCTAATAATGACTATATCTCCAATGAATTACTTTTCCACTTGTTCAAGAACT CTGCTCTACGCGAGAGGCCAACATTGAGGTCTTTATCTTTTACCGGGCCCTTTTCAGATCCTCTTACTTCACCTTTCGTTGACTCATTGGTGAGTTTGAAGGATTTGACTTGTCTAAAATTGTTCTCTTTTATCATCTCAAATGAGTTTCTCTCCTCTATTGCAATGGAGGGTCTTCCTTTGACAAGGCTTGATCTCCCTAATTGTTGGAAATATAGTTATACCGGAATATTCTCTTTGCTATCCAAGTGTCCatgtatacaacatttgaatctTCAAAGAGCATATTTTCTGAATAATCAACATGTTGCCGAGTTGTCTTTATTTCTTGGTGATTTGATGTCTATAGACCTTAGTGAGTGTAAAAGACTCACAGAATCAGCCTTGTTTGCACTCGTTAGTAACTGTCCTTCACTTATAGAGATCAAAATGCAATGGACATCAATTGGAAAAGAGATTGTAAGGAATTCTAATTCTTCCATGGATTGTATTGTAAACTCTCAATTAAAGTCTCTCTATTTGGCTCATTGTCAAGAATTAACAGATGAAACCATCATAAGGTTATCGTCCATTTTGTCCAATTTGCAGCTGCTTGATTTGAATTCTTGCCGACTTATATCTGATGAAAGTATTTGTCAAGTTTTAAGGAGATTTTGTAACATTAGACATTTGAACTTAGCCAATTGTTCAAGAGTGAAGCTACTTGTTGGAATGAACTTTGAACTTCTTAAATTGGAGGTGTTGAATTTGTCATATACAGCCGTTCACGATGAAGCACTCTATGCAATCTCAAAGGGTTGTCGTGGGCTTTTGCAATTGAACCTTAAAAATTGTCTTTATGTCACATGTAAAGGAGTGAAATACGTGGTTGAAAACTGCACACAATTAAGAGAGATCAATTTGCAGAATTGTGATAAAGTGCATGGTAATGTTTCCTCAATGTTATTGTCAAGCCCGTCTTTAAGAAAGATAATTGCTCCACCTCATATTCATTTCACTAGAAAAACTATGAAACTCTTCTCGCACCATCGTGTTTGCTAG